In Lacrimispora indolis DSM 755, a genomic segment contains:
- a CDS encoding YkgJ family cysteine cluster protein gives MKREIDWKEISDGKLYGLNDMVRADCGDCKGCSSCCQGMGQSVILDPLDCFRLTENLHCTLEALLADKLELHVVDGIVLPNLKMGGKEEKCGFLDHEGRCGIHSFRPGVCRLFPLGRIYGEEGFRYFLQIHECSMENRAKVKVRKWIDTPDVKRYETFVCDWHFFLKRLEGKMEENKDQSYANQVSMYVLKQFYLTPYDRGQDFFDQFGKRLEAGSFL, from the coding sequence ATGAAACGGGAAATCGATTGGAAAGAGATCTCAGATGGAAAATTATATGGCTTAAATGATATGGTAAGGGCGGATTGCGGCGACTGCAAAGGCTGTTCGTCCTGCTGCCAGGGGATGGGGCAGTCAGTCATCCTGGATCCCCTTGACTGCTTCCGGCTGACAGAAAATCTTCATTGTACTTTGGAGGCACTGCTGGCGGACAAGCTGGAACTCCATGTGGTGGATGGGATCGTGCTTCCCAATCTGAAAATGGGAGGAAAAGAAGAAAAGTGCGGGTTTCTGGACCATGAAGGGCGATGCGGGATCCACAGCTTCCGTCCAGGCGTCTGCCGCCTGTTCCCTTTAGGACGGATTTATGGAGAAGAGGGGTTCCGGTATTTTCTCCAGATCCATGAATGCAGTATGGAAAACAGGGCAAAGGTCAAGGTGCGCAAATGGATTGATACCCCTGATGTAAAACGGTATGAAACGTTTGTGTGTGACTGGCATTTTTTCCTGAAACGGCTGGAAGGGAAAATGGAAGAAAATAAGGACCAGTCTTATGCAAATCAAGTCAGCATGTACGTTTTAAAACAGTTTTATCTTACACCCTATGACAGGGGCCAGGATTTTTTCGATCAGTTTGGCAAAAGGCTTGAAGCCGGTTCCTTCTTATGA
- a CDS encoding Hsp20/alpha crystallin family protein: MLLARRNNLFDEFFNDPFFTDTYHNRQSLMKTDIEDDGTNYVIEIELPGYKKEDVRAELKDGYLTIYAETVSENEVKDQKNYIRRERYSGSVKRSFYVGSGLKQEDVKAAFENGILKLVFPKEAPKQIEENRYIAIE; the protein is encoded by the coding sequence ATGTTATTAGCCAGAAGAAACAACTTATTTGATGAATTTTTCAATGATCCGTTTTTTACGGATACCTATCACAACAGACAGTCCCTGATGAAGACTGACATTGAAGACGACGGAACCAACTATGTCATTGAAATTGAGCTTCCGGGCTATAAAAAAGAAGATGTTCGGGCCGAATTGAAAGACGGGTATCTGACCATTTACGCGGAAACTGTTTCTGAAAACGAGGTGAAGGATCAGAAAAATTATATCCGAAGGGAACGTTACAGCGGCTCTGTGAAAAGAAGCTTCTACGTAGGGTCCGGCCTGAAACAGGAAGATGTGAAGGCAGCCTTTGAAAACGGAATCTTAAAGCTGGTATTTCCAAAAGAAGCGCCAAAGCAGATCGAGGAAAACCGCTATATCGCCATTGAATAA
- a CDS encoding nitroreductase family protein, giving the protein MNLYQMIFKRRSIRKFKKEPVPEQLLKDILYFGDNIPRLHGDIQIKMEISENPDYHLPVKGLWKVEAPYYLAFYSEEKEGYLANAGYVLEHVLLYMTGKGLGTCYLGSTKVPEPVPAGMKRVIVVAFGYPKTLLYRDPATAKRLPLKELCVFKEEAGESMKNILKAVRLAPSAINTQPWRFIVYHDRIYIFSCREFLPSSSLVAMREIGTGIMLSHLTIAAEEMWMNVKLEAEKAMEKKSYKSGAYVTTAFLKEYKC; this is encoded by the coding sequence ATGAATCTGTATCAGATGATATTTAAAAGAAGATCGATCAGGAAATTTAAGAAGGAGCCGGTCCCGGAACAGCTGTTAAAGGACATCCTTTATTTCGGTGATAATATACCAAGGCTGCACGGGGATATTCAGATCAAAATGGAGATAAGTGAAAATCCGGATTACCACCTGCCTGTTAAGGGGCTGTGGAAAGTGGAAGCACCTTATTATCTGGCATTTTACTCCGAGGAAAAGGAGGGGTACCTGGCAAACGCGGGATATGTGCTGGAGCATGTGCTTTTGTATATGACAGGTAAGGGGCTTGGAACCTGTTATCTGGGGAGCACAAAGGTCCCGGAGCCTGTCCCTGCAGGGATGAAGCGGGTGATCGTAGTGGCTTTCGGCTATCCTAAAACCCTGCTTTACCGTGACCCGGCGACGGCCAAGCGGCTTCCTTTAAAGGAATTATGTGTGTTTAAGGAAGAAGCAGGAGAATCCATGAAGAATATACTAAAGGCTGTCCGCCTTGCTCCGTCGGCTATCAATACCCAGCCCTGGCGTTTTATCGTTTATCATGACAGGATCTATATTTTTTCCTGCAGGGAATTCCTGCCCTCATCTTCCCTTGTTGCCATGCGGGAGATAGGTACAGGGATCATGCTTTCCCATTTGACCATTGCTGCGGAGGAAATGTGGATGAATGTAAAGCTGGAAGCAGAGAAGGCCATGGAGAAAAAGTCTTATAAAAGCGGTGCATATGTGACTACGGCATTTTTAAAAGAGTATAAATGCTGA
- the pepF gene encoding oligoendopeptidase F, whose amino-acid sequence MKKREEIPVCDTWNLADILPSESAWEDLFRETESSLSGYKRYEGHLADSGKMLFSCLKFDEEISLKIETLFVYGKQKSDEDTGNARYQEFSSKARSLSYQAAGLSSFLVPEILSLPEETLAKYRKDTPELKRYDRTLEIILKKKAHTLSAPMEALLAKSMEATSGPSEIFNMFNNADVKFPEIMDEKNQPVRITHGNYIALMEKQDRRVRKSAFEALYSVYGQFVNTLASTFSSNVKQAAFYAKARNYPSARAHSLGENEIPEEVYDNLIKAVHEGLPSLHEYISIRKKALKVDELHMYDLYVPMVSREEHKITFEEAKAMVLEGLKPLGEEYLSLLKEGFDNRWIDVYENEGKRSGAYSWGVYGIHPYVLLNFNGTLDSVFTLAHEMGHALHSWFSDKNQTYIDAGYKIFVAEVASTCNEALLIRHLLEKTEDKKERAYLVNHFMDSFRGTLYRQAMFAEFEAEAHCRAGEGEVLTGEVLCRIYHRLNEEYFGPDMVVDSEIGYEWSRIPHFYTPFYVYQYATGFSAAIAISSRILTGDENAVKGYYEFLSGGNSMTPIDLLKLCGVDMGTAEPVKDALSVFAGLLEEMSRLI is encoded by the coding sequence TTGAAAAAGAGAGAAGAAATACCGGTTTGCGATACCTGGAACTTGGCGGATATTCTGCCGTCTGAGAGTGCATGGGAGGATTTATTCCGTGAAACAGAAAGCTCGCTTTCAGGTTATAAGCGTTACGAGGGACATCTGGCCGACTCAGGCAAGATGCTTTTTTCCTGTCTGAAATTTGACGAGGAGATATCCCTGAAAATTGAAACTCTGTTTGTTTACGGGAAACAGAAATCCGATGAGGATACGGGCAATGCCAGATATCAGGAGTTTTCCTCCAAGGCAAGATCCCTTTCCTATCAGGCGGCCGGGCTGTCATCATTTTTGGTGCCGGAAATCTTAAGTCTGCCGGAAGAGACCCTTGCTAAGTACCGGAAGGACACCCCGGAACTGAAGCGTTATGACAGGACTCTTGAGATCATCTTAAAGAAGAAAGCCCATACTCTGTCAGCTCCGATGGAAGCTCTGCTGGCAAAGTCCATGGAAGCGACCTCCGGCCCTTCGGAGATCTTTAATATGTTTAACAATGCTGATGTGAAATTCCCTGAAATCATGGATGAAAAGAATCAGCCGGTCAGGATTACCCATGGAAATTATATTGCCCTCATGGAAAAGCAGGACAGAAGGGTGAGGAAATCCGCGTTTGAAGCCCTGTACAGCGTTTATGGGCAGTTTGTCAATACCCTGGCAAGTACTTTTTCGTCCAATGTAAAACAGGCGGCTTTTTACGCCAAGGCAAGAAATTACCCTTCTGCAAGAGCCCATTCTCTTGGAGAGAATGAAATTCCGGAAGAGGTGTATGACAATCTTATAAAAGCAGTTCATGAAGGCCTTCCCAGCCTCCATGAGTATATATCCATCAGAAAAAAGGCTCTTAAAGTGGATGAACTTCATATGTATGACCTTTATGTGCCCATGGTTTCAAGGGAAGAACACAAAATCACCTTTGAAGAAGCCAAGGCCATGGTGCTGGAAGGCCTTAAGCCTCTTGGGGAAGAATATTTGTCTCTTTTAAAGGAGGGCTTTGACAACCGGTGGATCGATGTATATGAGAATGAAGGAAAGCGGAGCGGCGCTTATTCCTGGGGAGTTTACGGGATCCATCCTTATGTGCTTTTAAACTTTAACGGGACACTTGACAGCGTTTTCACCCTGGCTCATGAGATGGGGCATGCCCTTCACAGCTGGTTTTCCGATAAAAACCAGACCTATATTGACGCAGGATATAAGATCTTTGTGGCAGAGGTGGCTTCTACCTGTAATGAGGCGCTGCTCATCCGGCATTTATTGGAAAAAACAGAAGATAAGAAGGAACGGGCTTACCTTGTTAATCATTTTATGGACAGTTTCCGGGGAACTCTTTACCGGCAGGCCATGTTTGCTGAATTTGAGGCAGAGGCTCATTGCCGCGCAGGGGAAGGCGAAGTGCTCACCGGGGAAGTCCTTTGCAGGATATATCACAGGCTGAATGAGGAATATTTTGGTCCGGATATGGTGGTTGATTCGGAAATCGGTTATGAATGGTCCAGGATCCCGCATTTTTACACACCTTTTTATGTATACCAATATGCCACCGGGTTTTCGGCTGCCATTGCCATCAGCAGCAGAATTCTTACGGGGGATGAAAATGCGGTCAAAGGTTATTATGAATTTTTAAGCGGCGGAAATTCCATGACGCCCATAGACCTTTTAAAGCTGTGCGGCGTTGATATGGGGACGGCGGAGCCGGTGAAGGATGCGCTGTCAGTATTTGCCGGGCTTTTGGAGGAAATGAGCCGGCTTATTTAA
- a CDS encoding GNAT family N-acetyltransferase: protein MNIIRTKTPSNTQKNSLLRLQETCRKHDHISLSFPMEEDCTFYLLYDEDSLLSALSAFFNENGEYECYACTLPANRRKGHFALLLEELLKESGDIDLVFPVDETSEDTVRTLDALGAVLWYQEHLMELTASVFSETGPAKSNCLAESLSLSIAHDPEEGPSRCTFLMNGSSVGSCYLDFRGQSAYFYGFEIAENLRNHGLGSACLFLLLETCFSLPGPEKPKKLFLQVSGQNLPAMALYKKAGFQITESLSYYIY, encoded by the coding sequence ATGAATATCATACGAACAAAAACCCCCAGCAATACCCAGAAAAACAGCCTGCTCCGCCTGCAGGAAACCTGCAGAAAGCATGACCATATTTCCCTCTCCTTTCCCATGGAAGAAGACTGTACTTTTTACTTATTATACGACGAAGACAGCCTCTTATCCGCTCTTTCCGCTTTTTTTAATGAAAACGGGGAATATGAATGTTATGCCTGCACCCTTCCGGCAAACAGGCGGAAGGGACATTTTGCCCTGCTTTTAGAAGAACTTTTAAAGGAATCCGGGGACATTGATCTGGTCTTTCCTGTGGATGAAACTTCTGAAGACACGGTCAGGACCCTTGACGCATTAGGAGCGGTCCTCTGGTATCAGGAGCACTTAATGGAGCTTACTGCCTCCGTTTTTTCTGAAACCGGTCCGGCAAAGAGCAACTGCCTTGCTGAGTCCCTTTCCTTATCCATTGCCCATGATCCGGAAGAAGGTCCCTCCCGATGTACGTTTCTGATGAATGGCAGCTCTGTCGGCTCCTGTTATCTTGATTTCCGGGGACAGTCCGCCTATTTTTACGGATTTGAAATTGCAGAGAATTTACGGAACCATGGTCTGGGAAGTGCCTGCCTTTTTCTGCTTCTGGAAACCTGTTTTTCACTGCCGGGACCGGAAAAACCTAAAAAGCTTTTTCTTCAGGTGTCCGGCCAAAACCTGCCTGCCATGGCATTATATAAAAAGGCAGGCTTTCAGATTACAGAAAGCCTGTCCTATTATATATATTAA
- a CDS encoding GNAT family N-acetyltransferase, which translates to MESGRLYRVQKEDVEKLKELLTECFAGDPLYCRLIPDGKTRSRLLPELFECDMEEFFETCEIYADSPEINGILVVDDESQPYNAFHYYLAEAAALLKTDGYLIKEDPSFKTFWNFFQGRDYLNSRWTDQLDQEKRLHIIYLAVRPAMQHHGISSLLLREAINYADENQLMISLETHNESNVSFYEHFGFKVFCIVEKRFRLKQYCMVREIK; encoded by the coding sequence ATGGAAAGCGGTCGATTGTACCGGGTACAAAAAGAAGATGTGGAAAAATTAAAGGAATTGCTGACGGAATGCTTTGCAGGGGACCCGCTTTACTGCAGACTGATTCCTGACGGAAAGACCAGGAGCCGTTTGCTCCCGGAATTATTTGAATGTGATATGGAAGAATTTTTTGAGACTTGTGAAATATATGCCGACAGCCCGGAAATCAACGGGATCCTTGTGGTGGATGACGAATCCCAGCCTTATAATGCCTTTCATTATTATCTGGCGGAAGCTGCCGCCCTGTTAAAAACAGACGGTTATCTGATAAAGGAGGATCCTTCCTTTAAGACATTCTGGAATTTCTTCCAGGGAAGAGATTATTTAAATTCCAGATGGACGGACCAGCTTGACCAGGAAAAACGGCTGCACATCATTTATCTGGCAGTGCGGCCGGCCATGCAGCATCATGGAATATCGTCCCTCCTGTTAAGGGAGGCAATAAACTATGCGGATGAGAATCAGCTCATGATTTCCTTAGAAACACACAATGAAAGTAATGTATCATTCTATGAGCATTTCGGTTTTAAGGTTTTCTGCATTGTGGAAAAGCGTTTCCGGTTAAAACAGTACTGCATGGTCCGGGAAATAAAATAG
- a CDS encoding PocR ligand-binding domain-containing protein, whose translation MIDIKKFLDLSALQKIQDQFYESTGLAAVVVDAEGNYITKGSGFSGSSHTNPTDFSTDIIINGEKAGAIIGGLPKESKKDSCGEEFQTDPVQSERMIRASAQMLGNVINQLANLEYIKTITQKRNDIFDSEISKIQNSLSEVTNKTHDLQKVASMESILSINASIEAARAGEAGVGFAVVAREFGDISKNSGSVYQRIHELVKEIEDAVRNLTEIN comes from the coding sequence ATGATTGATATCAAAAAGTTCCTTGACCTAAGCGCCTTACAGAAAATCCAGGATCAATTTTACGAATCCACCGGCTTAGCGGCCGTTGTGGTGGATGCAGAAGGGAATTACATAACAAAGGGAAGTGGTTTTTCCGGTTCCTCCCATACAAACCCCACAGATTTTTCCACAGACATTATCATAAACGGGGAGAAGGCGGGAGCCATCATCGGCGGGCTTCCAAAGGAGTCTAAGAAAGACTCCTGTGGTGAGGAGTTTCAGACGGACCCAGTACAGTCCGAACGCATGATCCGGGCTTCTGCGCAAATGCTGGGGAACGTTATAAACCAGCTGGCTAATCTGGAATATATAAAAACCATTACCCAGAAAAGAAATGATATTTTTGATTCGGAGATAAGCAAAATTCAGAATTCCTTAAGTGAGGTAACAAACAAGACTCACGATCTCCAGAAAGTCGCTTCCATGGAAAGCATTCTGTCCATCAATGCCTCCATCGAAGCCGCCAGGGCAGGGGAAGCAGGGGTGGGCTTTGCCGTGGTAGCCAGAGAATTCGGAGATATTTCAAAGAATTCAGGATCCGTCTATCAAAGGATCCATGAACTTGTTAAAGAAATAGAAGATGCCGTAAGGAATTTAACGGAAATCAACTAA
- a CDS encoding YebC/PmpR family DNA-binding transcriptional regulator, which produces MSGHSKFANIKHKKERNDAAKGKVFTIIGRELAVAVKEGGPDPANNSRLRDIIAKAKANNMPNDTIDRGIKKAAGDAGSVNYETITYEGYGPNGVAIIVDTLTDNKNRTAANVRNAFTKGGGNVGTPGCVSFMFDKKGQIIIDKEECEMDPDELMMISLEAGAEDFSEEEDSFEVITGPEEFSGVREALEAAGIPMVEAGITMIPQTWVELTDEDSIKKMNRIMDLLDVEDDVQATYHNWDE; this is translated from the coding sequence ATGTCAGGACATTCAAAGTTCGCAAATATTAAACACAAAAAAGAAAGAAACGATGCTGCAAAAGGCAAGGTTTTCACTATCATCGGAAGAGAATTGGCGGTAGCGGTGAAAGAAGGCGGACCAGATCCTGCAAACAACAGTAGGCTCCGCGATATTATCGCAAAGGCAAAGGCCAACAATATGCCCAACGATACCATTGACCGCGGCATTAAAAAAGCAGCCGGCGATGCAGGCTCCGTCAATTATGAAACCATTACATACGAAGGATACGGCCCTAATGGGGTTGCAATCATCGTAGACACGCTGACAGACAACAAGAACCGGACTGCAGCAAACGTAAGAAACGCATTTACCAAAGGCGGCGGCAATGTGGGAACTCCCGGCTGTGTGTCCTTTATGTTTGATAAAAAAGGCCAGATCATCATTGATAAAGAAGAATGTGAGATGGATCCTGATGAGCTGATGATGATTTCTCTGGAGGCGGGCGCAGAAGATTTTTCTGAGGAAGAGGACAGCTTTGAGGTAATTACCGGACCTGAGGAATTCAGCGGAGTGCGTGAGGCACTGGAAGCAGCAGGCATTCCCATGGTGGAAGCAGGCATCACCATGATCCCCCAGACATGGGTGGAACTGACGGATGAGGATTCCATCAAAAAGATGAACCGGATTATGGATCTTCTTGATGTGGAGGACGACGTACAGGCCACTTATCATAACTGGGATGAATAA